A section of the Pseudomonas prosekii genome encodes:
- the sdhC gene encoding succinate dehydrogenase, cytochrome b556 subunit, whose amino-acid sequence MKKAVKSQRPVNLDLRTIKLPITGVTSFLHRVSGIILFLGIGFMLYALSKSLGSEEGFADVKATLTSPLAKFVAWGLLSALLYHLVAGVRHLIMDMGIGETLEGGKLGSKIIIAVSAVLIVLAGVWIW is encoded by the coding sequence GTGAAAAAAGCCGTGAAAAGCCAACGACCTGTAAACCTAGACCTAAGGACCATCAAACTCCCCATCACCGGCGTTACGTCGTTTCTTCACCGTGTTTCCGGCATCATCCTCTTCCTGGGCATTGGCTTCATGCTGTACGCATTGAGCAAATCCTTGGGTTCCGAGGAAGGTTTTGCCGACGTGAAGGCAACCTTGACCAGCCCGCTGGCCAAGTTCGTAGCATGGGGCCTCCTGTCCGCTTTGCTGTATCACCTGGTAGCCGGTGTGCGCCACTTGATCATGGACATGGGCATCGGTGAGACGCTGGAAGGCGGCAAGCTGGGCTCGAAAATCATTATCGCCGTGTCTGCGGTGTTGATCGTTCTGGCAGGAGTTTGGATATGGTAA
- the sdhD gene encoding succinate dehydrogenase, hydrophobic membrane anchor protein: MVTSVTNLSRSGLYDWMAQRVSAVVLAAYFIFLIGYLAMHPGIGYVQWHELFASNGMRIFSLLALVALGAHAWVGMWTIATDYLTPMALGKSATAVRFLFQAVCGVAMFAYFVWGVQILWGI, encoded by the coding sequence ATGGTAACCAGCGTTACGAACCTGTCGCGTTCGGGCCTCTATGACTGGATGGCACAGCGCGTGTCGGCGGTTGTCCTCGCGGCTTATTTCATCTTCCTGATCGGGTACCTGGCAATGCACCCCGGCATTGGCTATGTCCAATGGCATGAGCTGTTTGCAAGCAACGGGATGCGTATCTTCAGTCTGCTGGCCCTTGTAGCCCTGGGCGCTCACGCCTGGGTCGGCATGTGGACCATCGCGACCGACTACCTGACGCCAATGGCGCTGGGCAAGTCCGCGACTGCAGTACGTTTCCTCTTCCAGGCAGTATGCGGCGTTGCGATGTTCGCCTACTTCGTCTGGGGTGTGCAGATTCTTTGGGGTATCTGA
- the sdhA gene encoding succinate dehydrogenase flavoprotein subunit — MSTTVNTLSFDAIIVGGGGAGMRAALQLAQGGHKTAVVTKVFPTRSHTVSAQGGITCAIASADPNDDWRWHMYDTVKGSDYIGDQDAIEYMCSVGPEAVFELEHMGLPFSRTEQGRIYQRPFGGQSKDFGKGGQAARTCAAADRTGHALLHTLYQANLKAGTVFLNEYYGVDLVKNEDGAFVGMIVICIETGETSYVRANATVLATGGAGRIYSSTTNALINTGDGVGMALRAGVPVQDIEMWQFHPTGIAGAGVLVTEGCRGEGGYLINKHGERFMERYAPNAKDLAGRDVVARSMVKEIIAGNGCGPDGDHVMLKLDHLGEEVLHSRLPGIMELSKTFAHVDPAVAPIPVVPTCHYMMGGVPTNIHGQAITQDAEGVDQIIPGLFAVGEVACVSVHGANRLGGNSLLDLVVFGRAAGLFLEQTLKEGVDYARPRQSDIDAALARLDGLNSRTEGEDVATLRKELQSCMQNYFGVFRTGEYMQKGIAQLADLRGRIANVKINDKSQAFNTARIEALELQNLLEVAEATAIAAEIRKESRGAHAREDFEDRDDENWLCHTLYFPGDKRVTKRAVNFSPKTVPTFEPKIRTY, encoded by the coding sequence ATGTCTACTACAGTTAATACGCTTTCGTTCGACGCCATTATTGTTGGCGGCGGCGGTGCTGGCATGCGTGCCGCACTGCAGCTGGCACAAGGCGGTCACAAGACTGCCGTGGTTACCAAGGTTTTCCCGACTCGCTCGCACACTGTATCCGCCCAGGGTGGCATCACCTGCGCCATCGCCTCCGCTGATCCAAACGATGACTGGCGCTGGCACATGTACGATACCGTCAAGGGTTCCGACTATATCGGTGACCAGGACGCTATCGAATACATGTGTTCCGTAGGTCCGGAAGCGGTATTCGAGCTCGAGCACATGGGCTTGCCGTTCTCCCGTACCGAGCAGGGCCGCATCTACCAGCGTCCGTTCGGCGGTCAGTCGAAAGACTTCGGCAAGGGTGGCCAGGCTGCACGTACGTGCGCCGCTGCCGACCGTACCGGTCACGCTCTGCTGCACACTCTGTACCAGGCCAACCTCAAGGCCGGCACCGTATTCCTCAACGAATACTACGGCGTCGACCTGGTGAAGAACGAAGATGGTGCCTTTGTCGGCATGATCGTCATCTGCATCGAGACTGGCGAAACTTCCTACGTTCGTGCCAACGCCACCGTACTGGCGACTGGCGGCGCAGGTCGTATCTACTCGTCCACCACCAATGCCCTGATCAACACCGGTGACGGCGTCGGCATGGCTCTGCGTGCTGGCGTGCCGGTACAAGACATTGAAATGTGGCAGTTCCACCCGACCGGCATCGCCGGCGCCGGTGTACTGGTTACAGAAGGTTGCCGCGGTGAAGGCGGTTACCTGATCAACAAGCACGGCGAGCGTTTCATGGAGCGTTATGCTCCGAACGCCAAAGACCTGGCTGGTCGTGACGTGGTTGCTCGCTCGATGGTTAAAGAAATCATCGCCGGCAACGGTTGCGGTCCTGATGGCGACCACGTGATGCTGAAACTCGATCACCTCGGTGAAGAAGTTCTGCACAGCCGTCTGCCAGGGATCATGGAACTGTCCAAGACCTTCGCCCACGTCGATCCAGCCGTGGCGCCGATTCCGGTCGTTCCAACCTGCCACTACATGATGGGCGGCGTGCCGACCAACATTCATGGTCAGGCGATCACCCAGGACGCTGAAGGCGTGGACCAGATCATTCCGGGCCTGTTCGCTGTAGGCGAAGTGGCTTGCGTATCGGTTCACGGCGCCAACCGTCTGGGCGGCAACTCGCTGCTCGACCTGGTGGTATTCGGTCGTGCTGCTGGCCTGTTCCTGGAACAGACCCTGAAAGAAGGCGTCGACTACGCCCGTCCACGCCAGTCCGACATCGACGCTGCCCTGGCACGTCTCGATGGCCTGAACTCGCGGACCGAAGGCGAAGACGTTGCAACTCTGCGTAAAGAGCTGCAAAGCTGCATGCAGAACTACTTCGGTGTATTCCGTACCGGCGAATACATGCAGAAGGGTATTGCCCAGTTGGCCGATCTGCGTGGGCGTATCGCCAACGTCAAGATCAACGACAAGAGCCAGGCGTTCAACACCGCTCGAATCGAAGCCCTGGAACTGCAAAACCTGCTGGAAGTGGCCGAAGCCACCGCCATCGCTGCAGAGATCCGTAAAGAGTCGCGCGGCGCTCACGCCCGTGAAGACTTCGAAGATCGCGACGATGAAAACTGGCTGTGCCACACCTTGTACTTCCCGGGTGACAAGCGCGTTACCAAGCGTGCCGTGAACTTCTCGCCGAAGACTGTTCCGACTTTTGAACCCAAGATTCGGACTTATTAA